In Paenibacillus ihbetae, the following are encoded in one genomic region:
- a CDS encoding DUF72 domain-containing protein — protein sequence MVKEEQFERRIQIGLSGWGDHDKLYDDGAKASDRLGMYARHFPIVEMDNSFYAIPSPEQMDKWAHAVPAHFGFIVKAYQGMTGHARGGTLSRYSNTRSMFDEFRASVRALQAAGKLRAVLFQYPPWFGCERKHVDILKRTREWMEDLPVALEFRHQTWFAPEFREKTLDFMRSEGWIHSIADEPQAGIGSVPAVLAATRQDAVMIRMHGRNEKGWQTGGQPNWREVRYLYRYNEEELAQWKESVLKLLEETSQCWIIFNNNSGGDASDNAKQLLRMFGMDSGPEPIRQMDWLEEDIFTD from the coding sequence ATGGTAAAGGAAGAACAGTTCGAGCGAAGAATCCAGATCGGCCTGTCCGGCTGGGGAGATCATGACAAGCTGTACGATGATGGAGCGAAGGCCTCCGATCGGCTGGGCATGTACGCACGGCACTTTCCGATCGTGGAGATGGACAACTCGTTCTATGCGATACCCTCTCCGGAGCAGATGGACAAATGGGCTCATGCCGTGCCCGCCCATTTCGGATTTATTGTCAAAGCCTATCAAGGCATGACCGGCCATGCCAGAGGCGGCACCTTGTCGAGATATTCCAACACGAGAAGCATGTTCGACGAGTTCCGGGCTTCGGTAAGGGCCCTTCAAGCCGCCGGCAAGCTGAGAGCGGTGCTGTTTCAATATCCGCCGTGGTTTGGCTGCGAGCGGAAGCATGTGGACATTTTGAAACGGACGCGTGAATGGATGGAGGATCTGCCGGTTGCCCTGGAATTTCGCCATCAGACCTGGTTCGCTCCCGAATTCCGGGAGAAGACGCTGGATTTCATGCGAAGCGAGGGGTGGATTCACAGCATTGCCGATGAGCCCCAGGCCGGAATCGGATCGGTACCGGCTGTCCTTGCCGCAACCCGTCAGGATGCGGTTATGATTCGCATGCATGGCCGCAATGAGAAAGGGTGGCAAACGGGCGGGCAGCCGAATTGGCGGGAGGTCCGTTATTTGTACAGATACAATGAGGAAGAGCTTGCGCAGTGGAAGGAATCCGTGCTGAAGCTGCTTGAGGAGACGAGCCAATGCTGGATTATCTTCAATAACAACTCGGGAGGCGATGCATCCGATAATGCGAAGCAGCTCCTTCGCATGTTTGGAATGGACAGCGGACCCGAACCGATCAGGCAGATGGATTGGCTGGAAGAGGATATTTTTACTGATTAA
- a CDS encoding LysE family transporter, with amino-acid sequence MSMIFSYIILGLSLSAPLGPINAAQLDQGIKKGFWHAWMFGIGAVLADILYMILVYLGVVHFLSTPFMQTFLWLFGAFVLIYTGVESIINARKVTVSSASGGESIMKTLVSGFLMSVSNPMTILFWLGIYGSILAKTAADNGTGQLFIYSIAVISGVVLWDFFMAMVSSMFRKYLSQRAISVISVLSGLSLVVFGLYFGIRAVSLLYPMLF; translated from the coding sequence ATGAGCATGATTTTCAGCTATATCATTCTGGGACTTTCGCTCTCTGCGCCGCTCGGTCCGATTAATGCAGCCCAGCTCGATCAAGGGATCAAAAAAGGGTTCTGGCATGCCTGGATGTTTGGAATCGGTGCCGTGCTGGCGGATATCCTGTACATGATCCTCGTATATTTGGGCGTCGTTCATTTCCTGAGCACCCCTTTCATGCAGACGTTCCTGTGGCTGTTTGGCGCATTCGTTCTCATCTATACAGGCGTGGAAAGCATCATCAATGCAAGAAAGGTAACGGTCAGCTCAGCCAGCGGCGGGGAATCGATTATGAAAACGCTGGTCTCCGGATTCCTGATGTCCGTCTCTAATCCGATGACCATTCTGTTCTGGCTCGGCATCTATGGCTCCATTCTGGCCAAGACGGCGGCCGACAATGGTACTGGCCAGCTTTTCATCTACAGTATTGCCGTCATTTCAGGCGTCGTCCTGTGGGATTTCTTCATGGCCATGGTCAGCAGCATGTTCCGAAAATATTTAAGCCAAAGAGCAATATCGGTGATTTCCGTGCTCTCTGGCCTCTCATTGGTTGTATTCGGTTTGTACTTTGGCATTCGTGCGGTGTCGCTGCTGTATCCGATGCTGTTCTAA
- a CDS encoding SDR family oxidoreductase, whose product MSMNQQLKGKTAIITGAGSGIGRAAALLMAEQGANVLLIDIDPERVEKVRKQIEAAGGQAITGNCDISKAETLKDCFQQAVEKWGGLDIVFANAGINGTKAPIETMELDEWDTTINTNLRGTFATVKYSIPYLKEKGGSIIITSSINGNRVFTGFGFSAYSTTKAGQVAFMKMAALELARYKIRVNAICPGAIATNIDSSTIAKPELEEVTIPIEYPEGDQPLANGPGQPEQVARLVAFLASDDASHITGTEIYIDGAESLIH is encoded by the coding sequence ATGTCTATGAACCAACAATTGAAAGGGAAGACGGCAATCATTACAGGTGCAGGCTCAGGAATCGGCCGTGCTGCAGCCCTTCTGATGGCGGAGCAGGGAGCGAACGTGCTGCTGATCGATATTGACCCTGAACGGGTGGAGAAGGTTCGTAAGCAGATTGAGGCTGCCGGGGGGCAAGCGATAACCGGCAATTGCGATATTTCGAAAGCGGAGACCCTAAAGGATTGTTTTCAGCAAGCGGTGGAGAAATGGGGCGGCCTCGATATTGTTTTTGCCAACGCCGGCATTAACGGTACGAAAGCTCCGATTGAGACGATGGAGCTGGACGAGTGGGATACAACGATCAATACGAACCTGAGGGGAACCTTTGCGACGGTGAAATATTCGATTCCTTATTTGAAGGAGAAGGGCGGCAGCATCATCATTACGAGCTCGATAAACGGCAACCGGGTGTTCACCGGCTTCGGATTTTCCGCCTACAGCACGACCAAGGCAGGGCAGGTGGCTTTCATGAAGATGGCGGCGCTGGAGCTGGCCCGTTACAAAATCCGCGTGAACGCGATTTGTCCGGGAGCCATTGCAACCAATATCGACTCCAGCACGATTGCCAAGCCGGAGCTGGAGGAAGTGACGATTCCGATCGAATACCCGGAAGGGGATCAGCCGCTGGCGAACGGTCCCGGCCAGCCGGAGCAGGTTGCCCGTCTGGTCGCTTTCCTGGCATCCGACGACGCCTCGCACATTACCGGAACCGAAATTTATATCGATGGAGCCGAGTCTCTGATCCATTGA
- a CDS encoding 2-oxoglutarate dehydrogenase E1 component, giving the protein MKTLDSKAVGPWQKYHGPNLGYIQDQYEKFLQDPQSVEPGYRELFASWGPPPALENNEKKADSQGQGVGLDPQLLKKSVAAGKLVWNIRTYGHLAAVIDPIGIGGETDTRLLQPESYQLSQADLAALPAEIVWEEAPGDVKNGWDAIQRLLKLYTGTIAYEFSHIHDEEERKWLNQQAESGRFPLNLSVEERKELLKKLLEAEQFEEFLHRTFVGAKRFSVEGNEALVPLLDEIVQQLAEVEVNSILVGMAHRGRLNVLAHILGKDYTKIFSEFMHSPNKHLVPSEGSMGMNYGWTGDVKYHLGADRYMKKNEAREVRITLANNPSHLEYVNPVVEGYTRAAQETRSEAGYPKQDVNKAVSIQIHGDSAFPGEGIVPETLNFNKLPGFRTGGTIHIIVNNRIGFTTEGKDSRSTHYASDLAKGYEIPIIHVNADDPEACIAAARLASDYRNKFKKSILIDLVGYRKYGHNETDDPETTQPLIYQKVKNHPTVSTLYMKKLVDSQVLSQAQADELKNAVVEVLKAAYETVKSKDSVDSVLLGINPSDENSKKETATNVSAEQLRAINRELLQWPEGFTVYPKLQRILERRSNALDEGGKVDWGHAETLAFATILSDGKPIRITGQDAERATFAHRNLVLHDAANGDTFCPLHRLPQAKASFAIHNSPLTEAAVVGFEYGYNVYSPETMVIWEAQYGDFTNCAQVIIDQFISAGRSKWRQKSSLVMLLPHGYEGNGPEHSSARLERFLQLSGEDNWTVANLTSAAQYFHLLRKQASLTETDDARPLVLMAPKSLIRNPRVASPVSAFSEGGFQKVLEQPGLGQSPKKVERLVLCSGKVAIDLDEALDKQKGEDHSWIHIARVEQLYPFPKEEISRIMQKFPNLKEILWVQEEPQNMGSWSFMEPRIREIAPSGVEVRYNGRPERSSPATGYQDVHAYEQQTIISFALNRKTINQQISLGR; this is encoded by the coding sequence ATGAAGACCCTTGACAGTAAGGCAGTGGGACCATGGCAAAAATATCACGGTCCGAACCTGGGGTACATTCAAGATCAGTACGAGAAGTTTTTGCAAGACCCGCAGTCTGTGGAACCAGGATACCGTGAACTGTTCGCCAGCTGGGGACCGCCCCCTGCTTTGGAAAACAATGAAAAGAAAGCGGATTCGCAGGGACAAGGCGTAGGACTTGACCCGCAATTGCTTAAGAAAAGCGTAGCCGCCGGTAAACTGGTATGGAACATTAGAACATACGGCCATTTGGCCGCCGTCATCGACCCGATCGGAATCGGCGGTGAAACGGATACACGACTGCTTCAGCCTGAAAGCTATCAGTTAAGCCAAGCGGATTTGGCGGCCTTGCCTGCCGAGATCGTCTGGGAGGAGGCTCCCGGCGATGTCAAGAACGGTTGGGATGCCATCCAGCGGCTGCTGAAACTATATACTGGAACCATTGCATATGAATTCAGCCACATTCATGATGAAGAAGAACGGAAATGGCTTAACCAACAAGCGGAGTCCGGACGCTTCCCGCTTAACCTGAGCGTCGAAGAGCGTAAGGAGCTCCTGAAGAAGCTGCTGGAGGCCGAGCAATTCGAGGAATTCCTGCACCGTACCTTCGTTGGTGCAAAGCGCTTCTCGGTCGAAGGGAACGAAGCGCTGGTGCCGCTGCTTGACGAAATCGTCCAGCAATTAGCGGAAGTGGAGGTCAACTCGATCCTTGTCGGCATGGCGCACCGCGGACGTCTGAACGTGCTTGCGCATATTCTCGGGAAGGATTACACCAAGATCTTCTCCGAGTTCATGCATTCGCCGAATAAGCATCTGGTGCCTTCCGAAGGCTCGATGGGCATGAATTACGGCTGGACCGGCGACGTGAAATATCACTTGGGCGCCGATCGTTATATGAAGAAGAACGAGGCCCGCGAGGTTCGTATTACGTTAGCCAACAACCCGAGCCACCTGGAATACGTCAATCCGGTCGTTGAAGGGTACACGCGCGCGGCTCAAGAAACCCGCAGCGAAGCCGGCTATCCGAAGCAGGACGTCAACAAGGCCGTCAGCATTCAGATTCACGGCGACTCTGCGTTCCCGGGCGAGGGAATCGTACCGGAGACGCTCAACTTCAACAAGCTGCCTGGCTTCCGTACCGGCGGAACGATTCATATTATCGTCAATAACCGGATCGGCTTTACGACGGAAGGGAAGGATTCGAGATCCACGCATTACGCCAGCGATCTGGCGAAAGGATATGAAATCCCGATCATTCACGTGAATGCGGACGATCCGGAAGCATGTATCGCTGCTGCCCGTCTCGCGAGCGATTACCGCAACAAGTTCAAGAAGAGCATTCTGATCGACCTGGTCGGCTACCGCAAGTACGGCCATAACGAGACTGACGATCCGGAAACGACTCAGCCGCTGATTTACCAGAAGGTGAAGAATCACCCTACGGTCAGCACATTATATATGAAGAAACTGGTGGATAGCCAGGTGCTGTCCCAAGCGCAGGCGGACGAACTGAAGAACGCAGTGGTCGAAGTGCTGAAAGCTGCTTATGAAACCGTGAAATCGAAGGATTCGGTGGACTCGGTTCTGCTCGGCATCAACCCGTCCGACGAGAACTCCAAGAAGGAAACGGCTACGAATGTATCCGCGGAACAGCTTCGTGCGATTAACCGCGAGCTCCTGCAATGGCCGGAAGGCTTCACGGTATATCCGAAGCTTCAGCGCATCCTGGAGCGCCGCAGCAACGCGCTTGACGAAGGCGGGAAGGTAGACTGGGGCCATGCAGAGACGCTGGCGTTCGCTACGATTCTTTCAGACGGCAAGCCGATCCGGATTACCGGACAGGATGCTGAGCGCGCAACATTTGCGCACCGGAACCTGGTTCTGCATGATGCCGCGAATGGAGATACGTTCTGCCCGCTGCACCGTTTGCCGCAGGCAAAGGCATCGTTTGCGATTCACAACAGTCCGCTTACAGAAGCAGCGGTTGTCGGCTTCGAATACGGCTACAATGTGTATTCGCCGGAGACGATGGTGATTTGGGAAGCGCAATACGGGGACTTCACGAACTGCGCCCAAGTTATCATCGACCAGTTCATCTCGGCAGGCCGTTCGAAGTGGAGACAGAAATCGAGCCTTGTCATGCTGCTGCCGCATGGATATGAAGGGAACGGTCCTGAGCATTCCAGCGCAAGACTCGAGCGCTTCTTGCAGCTGAGCGGGGAAGATAACTGGACGGTGGCTAACCTGACGTCGGCCGCGCAATACTTCCATCTGCTGCGCAAGCAAGCGTCGCTGACGGAAACGGACGATGCCCGTCCGCTCGTGCTGATGGCTCCGAAGAGCTTGATCCGGAATCCGCGCGTTGCATCGCCGGTTAGCGCATTTAGCGAAGGCGGCTTCCAGAAGGTGCTGGAGCAGCCTGGTCTCGGACAATCGCCGAAGAAGGTCGAACGCCTCGTGCTGTGCTCGGGGAAAGTGGCGATCGATCTGGACGAAGCACTCGACAAGCAGAAGGGCGAAGATCACTCCTGGATTCATATTGCGCGGGTGGAACAGCTGTATCCGTTCCCGAAAGAAGAAATTTCGCGCATTATGCAAAAGTTCCCGAATCTCAAGGAAATTCTGTGGGTTCAGGAAGAACCGCAGAATATGGGCTCCTGGAGCTTCATGGAACCAAGAATCCGCGAAATCGCGCCAAGCGGCGTAGAGGTTCGTTACAACGGACGACCTGAACGGTCCAGCCCGGCCACCGGATATCAGGATGTACACGCATACGAACAACAGACGATCATTTCGTTTGCCCTTAATCGTAAAACTATAAATCAACAGATCTCATTGGGGAGGTAG
- a CDS encoding lactonase family protein codes for MQQQSQHTLLFTGAYAEADQTGICVYAVDEASGELQLLDEVSGIKNPTFLNVDPAAKRLYAIGEISDQGNKAAEIVTFGIQPDTGKLKELSRVRSVSSSTCHIQRDEGSTFLIVSSFHGGLIGLHRINEDGTAGELLDEKKHAELVHVREDQQPRAHSAFYSPDGRYIFVQDLGLDKIMTYTLDSEQGQLRFVRETQLEDGAGPRHLAFHPGGAYAYVINELNSSVTTLRYSSEDGSLTPLGTVSTLPADFEGESSCAEIAVSGDGRTVYGSNRGHDSIVVFTVHQDSGLLNPVQYISTEGGHPRHFSLLPGGKQLLAANRDGNNLVLFTVNPEDGKLAFTGYTVSQSKPVCVKPAVFNG; via the coding sequence ATGCAACAACAATCACAGCATACATTACTCTTTACAGGCGCTTATGCCGAAGCCGATCAGACCGGAATCTGCGTATATGCCGTGGACGAGGCATCCGGAGAGCTTCAGCTGCTGGACGAAGTCTCAGGGATCAAGAATCCGACATTTCTAAATGTGGATCCGGCAGCCAAGCGGCTGTATGCCATCGGGGAGATATCGGACCAGGGCAATAAAGCAGCCGAGATCGTCACATTCGGGATTCAACCTGATACCGGCAAGCTGAAAGAATTGAGCCGCGTTCGGAGTGTCAGCAGCTCAACTTGCCATATTCAACGGGACGAGGGGAGTACGTTTCTGATCGTATCCAGCTTTCACGGGGGACTGATCGGCCTTCACCGGATTAACGAGGACGGTACGGCGGGTGAACTGCTGGATGAGAAGAAGCACGCCGAGCTTGTCCATGTCCGGGAGGATCAGCAGCCGAGAGCGCATTCCGCCTTTTACAGTCCGGATGGACGATACATATTCGTGCAGGATTTAGGATTGGATAAGATTATGACCTATACCTTAGACAGCGAGCAGGGCCAGCTTCGTTTCGTTCGCGAAACCCAGCTTGAGGACGGGGCGGGGCCTCGCCATTTGGCCTTCCATCCGGGCGGAGCCTATGCATACGTCATTAATGAGTTGAACTCCAGCGTGACGACGCTCCGGTATTCGAGTGAAGACGGCAGTCTGACGCCGCTTGGGACGGTCTCGACGTTGCCTGCCGATTTCGAAGGGGAAAGCTCCTGCGCCGAAATTGCGGTATCCGGCGACGGCCGGACGGTGTACGGATCGAACCGCGGACATGACAGTATCGTGGTATTCACCGTCCACCAGGATAGCGGGCTCCTGAATCCGGTTCAGTATATTTCGACCGAGGGCGGCCACCCGCGGCATTTCAGCCTGCTGCCGGGCGGGAAGCAGCTGCTGGCGGCCAACCGGGACGGTAATAATCTCGTGCTCTTTACGGTAAATCCGGAGGACGGAAAGCTTGCCTTCACCGGTTATACCGTATCCCAATCCAAGCCGGTCTGCGTGAAACCGGCCGTATTTAACGGATAA
- a CDS encoding amino acid permease, translated as MSRERKSRKKVGTLKWWQLSLLGVASTIGTGYFLGSALGIRVGGPAFLISIVIAAFATYLVFDMLARMTADDPQPGSFRTYAKQAYGRWAGFSTGWMYWCAEVLIMGSQMTALSIFSRFWFPDVPMWIFACGYAVLGLFVIWIGNKGFDRLENVLAVLKIAAIVMFLVIAAAACFGWLHGGARPQLPATWGDFFAAGGRGLWASLIFAFYAFGGIEVMGVMAIRLKNPKEAPKSGKIMILLLSIVYILSIGLAVMMVAWNRFSPAKSPFVVALGSYNLPFIPHVFNAVLIIAGFSTMVASLYAVTTMLVTLSEDRDAPKVFAVKKTKRKTPVFALGLTAAGLAVSIILSLLIPGKIYEYLTTAAGLMLLYNWFFILVTAGKVIRLTVWGHVKRFAGMLMIAAGVSGTAFHPTSRPGLWISFGFIILIGIVVLFMQRVWKKSAQESKKPGKPKLRPKPAR; from the coding sequence GTGAGCAGAGAAAGGAAGTCGAGGAAAAAGGTAGGAACATTGAAATGGTGGCAGCTATCCCTCCTGGGCGTAGCGTCGACCATCGGGACAGGCTATTTCCTTGGATCGGCGCTTGGTATCCGGGTTGGCGGGCCGGCGTTTCTAATCTCGATCGTCATAGCCGCCTTCGCCACCTATCTCGTATTCGATATGCTGGCGCGAATGACCGCGGATGACCCGCAGCCGGGCTCGTTCCGAACCTATGCAAAGCAGGCTTACGGCAGATGGGCTGGATTTTCGACAGGGTGGATGTACTGGTGTGCGGAGGTGCTGATCATGGGGAGTCAAATGACGGCGCTCTCCATTTTTTCGCGCTTCTGGTTTCCGGACGTCCCGATGTGGATATTCGCTTGCGGCTACGCGGTTCTCGGACTATTTGTCATATGGATCGGCAACAAGGGGTTTGACCGGCTGGAGAATGTGCTGGCCGTTCTGAAAATTGCCGCGATCGTCATGTTCCTGGTGATTGCCGCAGCGGCATGCTTCGGATGGCTTCACGGGGGAGCAAGGCCTCAGCTGCCTGCGACGTGGGGGGATTTTTTCGCTGCAGGAGGAAGAGGGCTGTGGGCGTCATTGATCTTTGCTTTCTACGCGTTTGGGGGAATCGAAGTGATGGGAGTGATGGCCATCCGGTTAAAGAACCCGAAGGAAGCTCCCAAGTCAGGAAAAATCATGATTTTGCTGTTGTCGATCGTCTATATCCTATCCATCGGGCTTGCCGTCATGATGGTGGCATGGAACCGTTTTTCACCGGCCAAAAGCCCGTTCGTTGTTGCGTTAGGGTCGTATAACCTTCCCTTTATACCGCATGTCTTCAACGCGGTGCTGATTATTGCTGGATTTTCGACGATGGTGGCTTCACTGTATGCCGTGACAACGATGCTGGTCACGTTATCCGAAGACCGGGACGCGCCCAAGGTATTTGCCGTAAAGAAAACCAAGCGGAAAACACCGGTGTTTGCGCTGGGGCTTACGGCAGCCGGTCTTGCCGTATCGATCATACTGTCGCTTCTGATCCCCGGCAAGATTTACGAGTATCTTACGACTGCCGCCGGTTTAATGCTTCTGTACAACTGGTTCTTCATCCTGGTTACGGCAGGGAAAGTCATCCGGCTCACCGTTTGGGGACATGTCAAACGCTTCGCCGGCATGCTAATGATCGCTGCAGGAGTAAGCGGCACCGCATTTCATCCGACGAGCCGTCCGGGACTGTGGATCAGCTTCGGCTTTATTATCCTCATCGGCATCGTCGTATTGTTCATGCAGAGGGTTTGGAAGAAATCCGCCCAGGAGTCCAAGAAGCCCGGCAAGCCCAAGCTGCGTCCGAAGCCTGCCCGTTAG
- a CDS encoding metallophosphoesterase family protein: MSRPYQIVVVSDTHIPMRSKQLPSRLVEDLKEAQLILHAGDWSSWDVYEQFSRYAPVEGVAGNTDPEEIISKLGYQKIVEVLGHRIGIVHGHGKGGTTPERALKAFEGSGVDMIVFGHTHIPYMESVRGTLLFNPGSPTDKRRQPQYSHGIIRAAEGRLDAGHVFYDRT; this comes from the coding sequence ATGAGCAGGCCTTACCAAATCGTCGTGGTATCGGATACCCATATACCCATGCGGAGCAAGCAGCTCCCGTCTCGGCTGGTGGAGGACTTGAAGGAAGCGCAGCTTATTTTGCATGCGGGCGACTGGTCGAGCTGGGACGTCTATGAACAGTTCAGCCGCTATGCTCCGGTCGAAGGCGTGGCCGGCAATACAGACCCGGAGGAGATCATTTCGAAGCTGGGATACCAGAAGATCGTTGAGGTTCTCGGTCATCGGATCGGAATTGTGCATGGACACGGAAAAGGCGGGACGACGCCAGAGCGCGCCCTGAAGGCATTCGAGGGAAGCGGAGTGGATATGATCGTATTCGGTCACACCCACATTCCTTATATGGAATCGGTACGGGGCACGCTGCTTTTCAATCCCGGCTCTCCGACCGATAAACGAAGACAGCCTCAATACTCGCACGGCATCATTCGGGCTGCCGAAGGCCGGTTGGATGCGGGACATGTGTTCTATGACCGTACATAA
- a CDS encoding DUF1450 domain-containing protein, protein MGIVIVEVCDSNLMSALELEHLEELYPEIAVLRADCMNLCGLCKLRPYALVNGKRVFAATTEECIEKIKAAIEAELAIYNEI, encoded by the coding sequence ATGGGAATCGTCATCGTGGAAGTGTGCGACAGCAACTTGATGAGCGCTTTGGAGCTCGAGCACCTGGAGGAGCTGTATCCCGAGATCGCCGTGCTGCGTGCAGATTGTATGAACCTGTGCGGGCTATGCAAGCTGCGCCCCTACGCGCTGGTCAATGGCAAGCGTGTATTTGCAGCCACGACGGAGGAGTGCATCGAGAAGATTAAGGCAGCCATCGAAGCTGAGTTGGCCATCTACAATGAGATTTAA
- the odhB gene encoding 2-oxoglutarate dehydrogenase complex dihydrolipoyllysine-residue succinyltransferase → MSEITVPAMGESITEGTIFKWHVKEGDRVNIGDVLLELETDKVNLEISAESEGVVEKILRQEGENVTIGEVIGQISPQEGVKPSAPAPQAEAPAAPPAAAQPAQEAPKAPAPAPEAGGEGSNLTASPSARKLARERGIDLEQVQGRDPIGRIYHDDVKNHTEGSKPAAPASKPSTPAAPAVQAPAAEYGKPVERTRMSRRRQTIANRLVEAQHTAAMLTTFNEVDMTAILDVRKRRKDAFKEKHDVGLGFMSFFTKAVVGALKKFPLLNAEIDGDDIVVKKFYDIGIAVSAKEGLVVPVVRDADRLGFAEIEKEIVNLANKARSNTLSLSELQGGTFTITNGGVFGSLLSTPILNTPQVGILGMHKIQIRPVAIDEERMENRPMMYIALSYDHRIVDGAEAVRFLVTVKELLEDPESLLLEG, encoded by the coding sequence GTGAGTGAAATTACTGTACCAGCTATGGGCGAATCCATCACCGAAGGAACGATATTCAAATGGCACGTGAAAGAAGGGGACCGCGTCAACATCGGTGACGTTCTGCTCGAGTTAGAAACGGATAAGGTTAATCTGGAAATTAGCGCGGAGTCTGAAGGCGTTGTGGAAAAAATCCTTCGCCAAGAAGGAGAAAATGTTACGATCGGCGAAGTCATCGGCCAAATCTCTCCACAGGAAGGCGTTAAGCCAAGCGCACCTGCGCCGCAAGCGGAAGCTCCTGCTGCTCCTCCGGCAGCGGCCCAGCCTGCGCAAGAGGCACCAAAGGCACCAGCGCCTGCACCGGAAGCCGGTGGAGAAGGCTCGAATTTGACTGCATCGCCGTCCGCACGCAAGCTGGCTCGTGAGCGCGGGATTGACCTGGAACAGGTACAGGGCCGCGACCCAATCGGTCGCATTTATCACGATGATGTGAAGAACCATACAGAAGGCAGTAAGCCTGCTGCGCCTGCAAGCAAGCCGTCCACGCCAGCAGCTCCCGCGGTGCAGGCACCGGCTGCGGAATACGGCAAGCCTGTCGAGCGTACGCGGATGTCTCGCCGCCGTCAGACAATCGCCAATCGCCTGGTCGAGGCGCAGCACACGGCTGCAATGCTGACCACCTTCAACGAAGTCGACATGACCGCTATCCTGGATGTGCGTAAGCGCCGCAAGGACGCTTTCAAGGAAAAGCATGACGTTGGACTGGGCTTCATGTCGTTCTTTACGAAGGCTGTTGTCGGCGCATTGAAGAAGTTCCCGCTGCTCAATGCGGAAATTGACGGTGACGATATCGTCGTGAAGAAGTTTTATGATATCGGCATTGCCGTTTCGGCGAAGGAAGGACTCGTCGTTCCTGTCGTTCGTGACGCTGACCGTCTCGGATTCGCCGAGATCGAGAAGGAAATCGTGAACCTCGCGAACAAGGCACGCAGTAACACCTTGTCGCTGTCCGAGCTGCAAGGCGGAACCTTTACGATTACGAACGGAGGCGTCTTCGGATCGCTGCTGTCGACACCAATCCTGAATACACCGCAGGTCGGCATCCTGGGTATGCATAAGATCCAGATTCGTCCGGTTGCTATCGATGAGGAGCGTATGGAGAATCGTCCGATGATGTACATCGCATTGTCGTATGACCATCGAATCGTCGACGGCGCAGAAGCGGTTCGCTTCTTGGTCACCGTAAAAGAGCTGCTGGAAGATCCGGAATCTCTGCTGTTGGAAGGTTAA
- a CDS encoding rhodanese-related sulfurtransferase: MTDSQQYQILLYYKFVPIPDPEAFKEEHLQYCKELGLKGRILVAAEGINGTVSGTIEQTEQYMRDMHANPLFADMVFKVDPSEGHAFKKMFVRHRKELVTFRVEDELDPNVISGKRLSPKEFFEYLQRDDVIVIDGRNDYEYDIGHFRNAIRPDVQSFREFPEWIRENLSEHKDKIILTYCTGGIRCEKLTGFMLKEGFHDVAQLEGGIVTYGKDPEVQGRLFDGKCYVFDERISVPINRTDEDIIVGKCHHCGKPEDRYINCDNDACHLQHICCEECEELHNSCCSAECEEIVAASHHAS, translated from the coding sequence ATGACTGATTCACAGCAATATCAAATTTTGCTTTATTATAAATTCGTGCCGATTCCGGACCCGGAGGCCTTCAAGGAGGAACATCTGCAGTACTGCAAGGAGCTGGGCCTCAAGGGCCGCATCCTGGTTGCAGCCGAAGGCATCAACGGTACCGTGTCCGGTACGATTGAACAGACAGAGCAGTATATGCGGGATATGCACGCCAATCCGCTGTTCGCCGATATGGTGTTTAAGGTGGACCCTTCCGAAGGGCATGCGTTCAAAAAAATGTTCGTCCGTCATCGTAAGGAGCTCGTGACCTTCCGTGTCGAGGACGAGCTGGATCCGAATGTCATCAGCGGCAAGCGCCTGTCGCCGAAGGAATTTTTCGAGTACCTTCAACGCGATGATGTCATCGTCATTGACGGCCGCAATGATTACGAATACGATATCGGCCATTTCCGCAACGCCATTCGGCCGGATGTGCAGTCGTTCCGCGAGTTTCCGGAATGGATTCGGGAGAACCTGTCCGAGCATAAGGATAAGATCATCCTGACTTACTGCACCGGCGGCATCCGCTGTGAGAAGCTGACAGGATTCATGCTGAAGGAAGGATTCCATGATGTTGCCCAGCTGGAGGGCGGGATCGTAACGTACGGGAAGGATCCTGAGGTTCAAGGCCGGCTGTTCGACGGCAAATGCTACGTCTTTGATGAGCGCATTTCCGTGCCTATCAACCGCACCGATGAAGATATCATCGTCGGAAAATGCCATCACTGCGGCAAGCCGGAGGACCGTTACATCAACTGCGATAACGATGCATGCCATTTGCAGCATATTTGCTGCGAGGAATGCGAAGAGCTTCACAATAGCTGCTGCTCCGCCGAGTGCGAAGAGATTGTTGCTGCAAGCCATCACGCTTCCTAA